A genomic window from Chitinophaga pollutisoli includes:
- a CDS encoding 3-hydroxyacyl-CoA dehydrogenase NAD-binding domain-containing protein: MQRRINKVAVLGSGVMGSRIACHFAGVGVKVLLLDIVPKEPNEKEKAKGLTLESPAVRNRIVNDALLAAVKSNPSPLYTKEAAKHITTGNFDDDMKSIAGCDWIIEVVVENLDIKKKVFEQVEKYRTPGTLITSNTSGIPIHLMAEGRSADFQKHFCGTHFFNPPRYLRLLEIIPTPHTDPAVTDFLMHYGDLYLGKTTVLCKDTPAFIANRVGVFSIMAIFHIMQEMGLGIDEVDALTGPVIGRPKSATFRTADVVGIDTLVKVAKGVAENAPDDEARAIMNIPPFLQKVVENNWLGDKTGQGFYKKTKGEGGKEILTLNLQTMEYGPKQRAKFASIDAAKPVEDLKQRIKMLAGAGDKAGEFYKNFHAYLFSYISHRIPEIADDPYKVDDAMKAGFGWEIGAFETWDLLGVENGIKTIKDKGLTVAAWVEDMLAAGVKSFYKVEGGKKFYYDLASKSYKAVPGADAFIILENLSNNIVWKNSACNLYDIGDGILSLEWKTKMNTIGGEVLEGVHKSVDRAEKDFRGLVLANDAANFSAGANVGMIFMFAAEQEYDELDMAIRLFQRSTMRLRYSSIPVVVAPHGLTLGGGCEMSLHADAVQAGAETYIGLVELGVGLIPGGGGTKEFALRASDEYKEGQIENPILQDRFLTIAQAKVATSAAEAFDLGILRHGTDAVSLNHSRIIADAKQKALELADAGYTRPIERTDIRVLGRGALGAMLTGINAMKFANYISEHDGKIAGKLAYVMCGGDLSEPALVSEQYLLDLEREAFLSLCGERKTLERLQSVLKTGKPVRN, encoded by the coding sequence ATGCAAAGAAGGATCAATAAAGTTGCTGTGCTGGGCTCTGGTGTAATGGGCTCAAGGATCGCGTGCCACTTCGCCGGTGTAGGCGTGAAGGTGTTACTGCTCGATATTGTGCCGAAAGAACCGAACGAAAAGGAGAAAGCCAAAGGCCTGACGCTGGAAAGCCCGGCTGTCCGCAACCGCATCGTGAACGACGCGCTGCTGGCCGCCGTTAAATCCAATCCTTCCCCGCTTTATACGAAAGAAGCCGCCAAACACATCACCACCGGCAACTTCGACGACGATATGAAATCCATCGCCGGTTGCGACTGGATCATCGAAGTGGTGGTGGAAAACCTCGATATCAAGAAGAAAGTTTTTGAACAGGTCGAAAAGTACCGCACGCCGGGCACGCTCATCACTTCCAATACTTCCGGCATTCCCATCCACCTCATGGCGGAAGGGCGCAGCGCCGATTTTCAAAAACATTTCTGCGGCACGCACTTCTTCAACCCGCCCCGTTACCTCCGCCTCCTGGAAATCATTCCCACCCCGCATACCGATCCGGCGGTGACGGATTTCCTCATGCATTACGGCGATCTGTACCTGGGTAAAACCACGGTGCTGTGTAAAGACACGCCCGCGTTCATCGCCAACCGTGTCGGCGTTTTCTCCATCATGGCCATTTTCCACATCATGCAGGAAATGGGGTTGGGGATTGATGAAGTGGATGCGCTGACTGGCCCCGTCATCGGCCGCCCGAAGTCCGCCACCTTCCGTACCGCGGATGTGGTGGGGATCGATACGCTCGTGAAAGTGGCGAAAGGCGTAGCCGAAAACGCGCCGGACGATGAAGCCCGCGCCATCATGAACATCCCGCCGTTCCTGCAGAAAGTGGTGGAAAACAACTGGCTCGGCGATAAAACCGGTCAGGGCTTTTACAAGAAAACAAAAGGAGAAGGCGGAAAGGAAATCCTGACGCTCAACCTCCAGACTATGGAATACGGTCCGAAGCAGCGCGCGAAATTCGCGTCCATCGACGCGGCGAAGCCTGTCGAAGACCTGAAGCAACGCATCAAAATGCTGGCCGGCGCCGGCGATAAAGCGGGTGAATTCTACAAAAATTTCCACGCTTACCTTTTCTCCTACATTTCCCACCGCATCCCCGAGATCGCGGATGATCCCTACAAAGTGGACGACGCCATGAAAGCGGGTTTCGGCTGGGAGATCGGCGCTTTTGAGACCTGGGACCTGCTGGGTGTGGAAAACGGCATCAAAACGATCAAAGACAAAGGCCTGACGGTGGCTGCCTGGGTGGAAGACATGCTGGCGGCCGGTGTGAAAAGTTTTTATAAAGTGGAAGGCGGAAAGAAATTCTATTACGACCTGGCTTCCAAATCCTACAAGGCGGTTCCCGGCGCGGATGCATTCATCATCCTGGAAAACCTGTCCAACAACATCGTCTGGAAAAACAGCGCCTGCAACCTCTACGACATCGGCGACGGCATCCTGTCGCTCGAATGGAAAACGAAGATGAATACCATCGGCGGCGAGGTGCTGGAAGGTGTACATAAATCGGTGGACCGCGCGGAGAAGGATTTCCGCGGGCTGGTACTCGCCAACGACGCCGCGAATTTCTCCGCGGGCGCCAACGTGGGGATGATCTTCATGTTCGCCGCGGAACAGGAATACGATGAGCTGGATATGGCGATCCGCCTCTTCCAGCGGAGCACCATGCGCTTGCGGTATTCCTCGATCCCCGTGGTGGTGGCCCCTCACGGGCTGACGCTGGGCGGCGGTTGCGAGATGAGCCTCCATGCCGACGCGGTGCAGGCCGGGGCCGAAACCTATATCGGCCTGGTGGAACTGGGCGTGGGATTGATTCCTGGCGGCGGCGGCACCAAAGAGTTCGCGCTGCGCGCTTCAGATGAATACAAGGAAGGGCAGATCGAAAACCCGATTCTGCAGGACCGCTTCCTCACCATCGCGCAGGCCAAGGTGGCGACGTCCGCCGCGGAAGCGTTCGACCTGGGAATTCTCCGGCATGGGACGGACGCGGTGAGCCTCAACCACAGCCGCATCATCGCCGACGCCAAACAGAAAGCCCTGGAGCTGGCGGATGCGGGCTATACCCGCCCGATCGAGCGGACCGACATCCGCGTGCTGGGGCGTGGGGCGCTGGGAGCGATGCTCACCGGCATCAATGCCATGAAATTTGCCAACTATATATCGGAACATGATGGAAAGATCGCCGGCAAGCTGGCTTACGTGATGTGCGGCGGTGACCTTTCGGAGCCTGCACTGGTGAGCGAGCAATACCTGCTGGACCTGGAAAGGGAAGCGTTCCTGAGCCTTTGCGGCGAGCGGAAAACCCTGGAAAGGTTGCAGAGCGTGCTCAAAACGGGCAAGCCGGTTCGCAACTAG
- the metG gene encoding methionine--tRNA ligase, producing the protein MEKFNRYLVTAALPYANGPVHIGHLAGCYLPSDIYVRYLRARKMDVKFVCGTDEHGVPITIKAMQENVSPQDIVDKYYAVIRDSFAAMGISFDIFSRTSRQVHHETAAAFFKVMYDKGLFEERESEQYFDEIKQVFLADRYIIGTCPKCGNDRAYGDQCERCGSSLSPDELINPRSALSDAVPVKRKTKHWYMPLQQYEPWLKQWILEDHKEWKNNVFGQCKSWLDNGLQSRAMTRDSNWGIKVPLPDAEGKVLYVWFDAPIGYISATKELTENWADYWCKEDTRLVHFIGKDNIVFHCIIFPAMLKGHGGFIVPDNVPANEFLNIEGEKVSTSRNWAVWVHDYIRDFPDQQDVLRYVLCSTAPETKDNDFTWKDFQDRNNNELVANLGNFVNRTMVLMHKLCGGKVPPMHASVKDAADDAIYQALQDAKLKIAENLENYRFRDALAEVMNVAREGNRYLQEKQPWILAKTPELQAENQEKIDNCLHVCLQLTANLAIFLNPFLPFTAQKICHMLKVVDRMLEWENAGSMKLVSVGYSLRAPELLFKKIEDEQVAAQVEKLHAGLKKSAAAAAPAAAPVAEAKPAKAEIQYDDFAKLDLRAGTITHAEKVPKADKLLKLTVDLGSEQRTVVSGIAEHYAPEAIIGKQVTLVANLAPRKMRGIESQGMILMAEDNGKLVFVNPDAPVAPGSGIS; encoded by the coding sequence ATGGAAAAATTTAACAGATACCTGGTGACGGCGGCTTTACCCTATGCCAACGGACCGGTGCATATCGGGCACCTGGCCGGCTGCTATCTGCCGTCCGATATTTATGTGCGGTATCTCAGAGCCAGGAAAATGGACGTCAAATTCGTCTGCGGAACCGATGAACATGGAGTACCCATCACCATCAAGGCCATGCAGGAGAATGTGAGCCCGCAGGACATCGTCGACAAATACTACGCCGTCATCCGCGACAGCTTCGCGGCGATGGGCATTTCTTTCGATATATTTTCCCGCACCTCCCGCCAGGTCCATCACGAAACCGCCGCGGCGTTCTTCAAAGTGATGTATGATAAAGGACTGTTCGAAGAACGGGAGTCTGAACAATATTTCGACGAGATCAAACAGGTGTTCCTGGCCGACCGCTACATCATCGGCACCTGCCCCAAATGCGGGAACGACCGCGCTTATGGCGACCAGTGCGAGCGTTGTGGCAGTTCCCTCAGTCCCGACGAGCTCATCAACCCCCGTTCCGCCCTCAGCGACGCGGTGCCGGTGAAGCGCAAAACGAAGCACTGGTACATGCCTCTCCAGCAATACGAACCCTGGCTGAAACAATGGATCCTCGAAGACCACAAGGAATGGAAAAATAACGTGTTCGGCCAATGCAAAAGCTGGCTTGACAACGGGCTGCAAAGCCGCGCCATGACCCGCGACAGCAACTGGGGCATTAAAGTGCCGCTGCCGGACGCGGAAGGGAAAGTGCTGTATGTATGGTTTGACGCGCCGATCGGGTATATCTCCGCCACAAAGGAGCTCACCGAAAACTGGGCCGATTACTGGTGCAAGGAAGATACGCGCCTGGTGCATTTCATCGGGAAAGACAATATCGTGTTCCACTGCATCATCTTCCCGGCGATGCTGAAAGGCCACGGCGGTTTCATTGTTCCCGACAACGTACCGGCGAACGAATTCCTCAACATCGAAGGCGAAAAGGTATCCACTTCCCGCAACTGGGCCGTGTGGGTACACGATTATATCAGGGATTTCCCCGACCAGCAGGACGTGCTCCGCTACGTACTTTGCTCCACGGCGCCTGAAACGAAAGACAACGACTTCACCTGGAAAGATTTCCAGGACCGGAATAACAACGAGCTGGTGGCTAACCTCGGCAACTTCGTGAACCGCACGATGGTGCTCATGCACAAGCTCTGCGGCGGAAAGGTGCCGCCCATGCACGCATCCGTGAAAGATGCGGCGGACGACGCCATTTACCAGGCGCTGCAGGACGCGAAACTGAAAATCGCCGAGAACCTGGAAAACTACCGTTTCCGCGACGCGCTGGCAGAAGTGATGAACGTAGCCCGCGAAGGCAACCGTTACCTCCAGGAAAAACAACCCTGGATCCTGGCCAAAACGCCGGAATTGCAGGCGGAGAACCAGGAGAAGATCGATAACTGCCTGCACGTTTGCCTGCAGCTGACCGCCAACCTGGCCATCTTCCTCAATCCTTTCCTGCCGTTTACCGCGCAGAAAATCTGCCACATGCTCAAGGTGGTAGACCGGATGCTGGAATGGGAAAACGCCGGCAGCATGAAGCTCGTGAGCGTAGGTTATTCCTTACGCGCGCCTGAACTGCTGTTCAAGAAGATCGAAGACGAGCAGGTGGCCGCTCAGGTAGAAAAACTCCACGCCGGTTTGAAGAAAAGCGCCGCCGCTGCAGCGCCCGCCGCGGCGCCCGTTGCGGAAGCGAAGCCGGCGAAGGCGGAAATCCAATACGACGATTTCGCGAAACTTGACCTGCGCGCCGGCACCATTACCCATGCGGAAAAGGTGCCGAAAGCGGATAAACTGTTGAAACTCACTGTGGATCTCGGTAGCGAACAGCGGACCGTGGTGTCGGGGATCGCGGAGCACTACGCACCGGAGGCCATTATCGGCAAGCAGGTGACGCTGGTGGCCAACCTGGCGCCCCGCAAAATGCGCGGCATCGAAAGCCAGGGTATGATCCTCATGGCGGAAGACAATGGCAAGCTCGTGTTCGTGAATCCCGATGCGCCCGTGGCGCCGGGCAGCGGCATCAGCTGA
- a CDS encoding LD-carboxypeptidase: MIKIPPYLKKGDLIGIMCPSSKMELQAAEFAADVLRSWGYRVHLGITVGTSFHNFSAPDELRLEELQDMMDDPEIKAILFGRGGYGMVCILDRINFTRFRRFPKWLCGYSDITVLHTHLQSTFKIPSIHSLMCSGITPATKDNAYVSSLKDALSGKRSRYAADAHDMNRPGKATGALTGGNLTLLSNVSGTVSQPNTKGKILILEDIGEYRYNVDRMMYNLKRAGWLDQLAGLVVGSFADPRETETQFGQTEFEIIRNMVAEYGYPVCYNFPVGHQDENFALKMGIPHELKVTPRGVSLTEVR, translated from the coding sequence ATGATCAAAATTCCGCCATATCTGAAAAAAGGCGACCTCATAGGCATTATGTGTCCCAGCAGCAAAATGGAGCTCCAGGCAGCCGAGTTTGCGGCAGATGTACTGCGCTCCTGGGGGTACCGGGTACACTTAGGCATTACGGTGGGCACCAGCTTCCATAATTTCTCCGCCCCGGACGAGCTCCGGCTCGAAGAGCTGCAGGATATGATGGACGATCCGGAGATCAAGGCGATCCTATTTGGCCGCGGCGGCTACGGCATGGTGTGCATCCTCGACCGGATCAATTTCACCCGCTTCCGCCGCTTCCCCAAATGGCTTTGCGGCTACAGCGACATCACCGTTCTCCACACCCATCTTCAATCCACCTTCAAAATACCCAGTATCCATAGCCTCATGTGCAGCGGCATCACGCCGGCCACAAAGGATAACGCCTACGTTTCCAGCCTGAAAGACGCACTTTCGGGCAAGCGCAGCCGTTATGCGGCCGACGCCCACGACATGAACCGCCCCGGCAAGGCCACCGGCGCCCTCACCGGCGGCAACCTCACGCTCCTTTCCAACGTTTCCGGCACCGTTTCCCAGCCAAACACCAAAGGAAAGATTCTCATCCTGGAAGACATCGGCGAATACCGTTACAACGTAGACCGCATGATGTACAACCTCAAACGCGCCGGCTGGCTCGATCAGCTGGCAGGGCTCGTGGTCGGCTCCTTCGCCGATCCCCGCGAAACGGAAACCCAGTTCGGGCAAACCGAGTTCGAAATCATCCGGAACATGGTGGCGGAATACGGATATCCCGTGTGCTACAACTTCCCCGTCGGGCACCAGGACGAGAACTTCGCGCTCAAAATGGGCATTCCCCACGAGCTGAAAGTGACGCCCCGCGGCGTTTCGCTGACAGAAGTGCGATAG
- a CDS encoding alpha/beta hydrolase, whose amino-acid sequence MQEPPTLRRYLKKIALWAIAVYLVAGVVLYFIQDRLLFHPEVLPANYQYKFDVPFQEMLIPVNKKVKLSAVLFNAEKPRGMVLYFHGNSANINRYAKYMPGFTKNGYDVLIMDYREFGKSTGRLTEEALYEDALLMYKVARTRFAPHQIVIYGKSLGTGIATQLASVRDCRRLILETPYYNIGDVASEAAPIYPYSLMLNFRLPTNEFLPKVAAPVVMFHGTDDDTVPYASGEKLTSLFKKGDTLFTIEGGEHNNLNDYPIFHQKLDSVLQL is encoded by the coding sequence ATGCAAGAGCCGCCGACATTACGCAGATATCTGAAAAAGATCGCCCTCTGGGCCATCGCCGTGTACCTCGTGGCGGGCGTGGTGCTGTATTTCATCCAGGACCGGCTACTGTTCCACCCGGAAGTGCTCCCGGCCAATTACCAGTATAAATTCGACGTGCCTTTCCAGGAGATGCTCATTCCGGTAAATAAGAAAGTGAAGCTGAGCGCGGTATTGTTCAATGCGGAGAAGCCGCGGGGGATGGTGCTGTACTTCCACGGGAATTCCGCGAATATCAACCGGTATGCGAAGTATATGCCCGGTTTCACGAAGAACGGGTATGATGTGCTGATCATGGATTACCGGGAGTTCGGGAAAAGTACGGGAAGATTAACGGAAGAAGCGTTGTATGAAGACGCGCTCCTCATGTACAAAGTGGCCCGGACCCGTTTCGCGCCGCACCAGATCGTGATTTACGGGAAATCCCTCGGCACGGGGATCGCCACCCAGCTGGCGTCTGTCCGCGATTGCCGCCGCCTCATCCTCGAAACGCCTTATTACAACATCGGCGACGTGGCGTCCGAAGCCGCGCCCATCTACCCCTACAGCCTCATGCTCAATTTCAGGCTGCCTACCAACGAATTCCTGCCCAAAGTGGCGGCACCGGTGGTGATGTTCCATGGTACGGATGACGATACCGTGCCTTACGCATCCGGCGAAAAGCTCACATCCTTGTTCAAAAAAGGGGATACGTTGTTTACCATCGAGGGCGGGGAACACAATAACCTGAACGATTATCCCATTTTCCACCAAAAACTCGATTCCGTCCTGCAACTGTAA
- a CDS encoding HesA/MoeB/ThiF family protein, with translation MLSEKELNRYKHPIAVPGMGVQMQEHLKKARILIIGAGGLGTPVAHYLSAAGVGVIGIADYGVILEEDLHRLLIFNMQDLRKHKAKMAASRLFSLNPWNKHYPFLIQVRPDNARQVFQGFDLIIDCSQHRATHLVVNDACILDNKPFVMGEVHNWTAWWGGFNMAPASGAPPASYRCNEFLLDDFRNFDAGAMGATHGATALLMVNEIIKYLAGVPGLAGKLHTFNYLHHQFDVQDLHSDAAKIQGVKEQGLLSADDYGLEIVPDVED, from the coding sequence ATGTTGTCAGAAAAAGAACTCAACAGATATAAACATCCCATCGCAGTGCCCGGTATGGGCGTGCAGATGCAGGAACACCTGAAAAAAGCGCGTATCCTTATCATCGGTGCGGGCGGATTGGGAACCCCCGTGGCCCATTACCTCAGCGCCGCCGGCGTGGGCGTGATCGGCATCGCCGACTATGGCGTGATCCTGGAAGAAGACCTCCACCGCCTGCTCATCTTCAATATGCAGGACCTCCGCAAGCACAAAGCCAAAATGGCCGCCAGCCGCCTCTTCTCCCTCAACCCCTGGAACAAGCATTACCCTTTCCTCATACAGGTCCGCCCGGATAACGCCCGGCAGGTTTTCCAGGGATTCGATCTCATCATCGACTGCTCCCAGCACCGCGCCACCCACCTGGTGGTCAACGATGCCTGCATCCTCGATAACAAACCGTTCGTTATGGGCGAAGTGCATAACTGGACCGCCTGGTGGGGTGGGTTCAACATGGCGCCCGCCAGCGGAGCGCCCCCCGCTTCGTACCGCTGCAACGAATTCCTGCTCGACGACTTCCGCAATTTCGACGCCGGCGCCATGGGCGCCACGCACGGCGCCACCGCCCTGCTGATGGTGAACGAAATCATCAAATACCTCGCGGGCGTACCCGGTCTTGCAGGGAAATTGCATACCTTTAATTACCTGCATCACCAGTTCGACGTACAAGACCTTCATTCCGACGCGGCTAAAATCCAGGGCGTGAAAGAACAGGGGCTCCTCTCCGCCGACGACTACGGCCTGGAGATCGTGCCGGATGTGGAAGACTGA
- a CDS encoding HAMP domain-containing sensor histidine kinase translates to MLGIIYIQFSWIRNAAHIKKEEKEQKMIEAVFSAGNELLNRSITPVTRIQIDRNKQEGALGKFMLEPFPGNTIKPLIPISAQVDVKEVSNLLTHAMKQSKLDTVFEFGIAMNSEYGGTTTQLASRNYAERLRRREMDSALYQEIIVPLAENLTTPNLEVLHVFVPQSSLTIFKSLGWMIFGSILFTMIIVTAFALTIRTMLGQKKLSEIKSDFINNMTHELKTPLATISLAIDAIGNERVMENKEKIRYFSGIIKEENKRMNKQVESILQSALMEKEELTLNLQPIDVHQLITHTVDNLRLQLDGKNGHVDLQLNAIQPILNADEVHFSNLIFNLLDNAIKYSKDNLEIRIATASTRKNLVISITDNGIGMSRDTASRIFEKFYRAHTGNVHNVKGFGLGLTYVKAIVDAHKGKIRVESVLGKGSRFTMEFPQE, encoded by the coding sequence TTGCTGGGAATCATTTATATACAGTTTAGCTGGATTCGTAATGCCGCCCATATCAAAAAAGAAGAGAAAGAGCAGAAAATGATCGAAGCCGTTTTCTCCGCCGGCAACGAACTCCTCAACCGCTCTATCACACCCGTCACCCGCATCCAGATCGACCGCAACAAACAGGAAGGCGCCCTCGGCAAATTCATGCTCGAACCCTTCCCCGGCAATACCATCAAACCACTCATTCCCATTTCCGCCCAAGTGGACGTGAAAGAGGTTTCCAACCTCCTCACCCACGCCATGAAACAAAGCAAGCTCGATACCGTCTTCGAATTCGGCATCGCCATGAACAGCGAATACGGCGGCACCACCACGCAACTGGCTTCCCGCAACTACGCGGAACGCCTTCGCCGCCGCGAAATGGACTCCGCACTGTACCAGGAAATTATCGTCCCCCTCGCCGAAAACCTCACCACGCCCAACCTCGAAGTACTCCACGTTTTCGTGCCGCAAAGCAGCCTTACCATCTTCAAATCCCTGGGCTGGATGATCTTCGGCTCCATCCTCTTCACCATGATCATCGTGACGGCCTTCGCCCTCACCATCCGCACCATGCTCGGACAAAAGAAACTCTCCGAAATCAAAAGCGATTTCATCAACAATATGACCCACGAACTGAAAACGCCGCTGGCTACCATCTCCCTCGCCATCGACGCCATCGGCAACGAACGCGTCATGGAAAACAAAGAGAAGATCCGCTACTTTTCAGGTATCATCAAGGAAGAAAATAAACGCATGAACAAGCAGGTGGAATCCATCCTGCAATCCGCCCTCATGGAAAAGGAAGAGCTCACCCTCAACCTGCAACCCATCGATGTGCACCAGCTCATCACCCACACGGTCGACAACCTCCGGCTGCAGCTCGACGGTAAGAACGGTCACGTCGATCTCCAGCTGAACGCCATCCAGCCTATCCTCAACGCGGATGAAGTGCATTTTTCCAACCTCATCTTCAACCTGCTGGATAACGCCATCAAGTATTCGAAAGACAACCTGGAGATTCGCATCGCCACCGCCAGCACGCGCAAAAACCTCGTGATCTCGATCACCGACAACGGCATCGGCATGAGCCGCGACACGGCGTCGCGCATCTTCGAGAAATTCTACCGCGCCCACACCGGCAACGTTCACAACGTAAAAGGTTTCGGCCTGGGCCTCACCTATGTGAAAGCCATCGTGGACGCGCATAAAGGCAAGATCCGCGTGGAAAGCGTATTGGGCAAAGGCAGCCGTTTTACGATGGAGTTTCCGCAGGAGTAG
- a CDS encoding DUF1801 domain-containing protein, translating into MAKTDFKSIDEYISTFDAAAQAALGEIRQAIRKAAPDAEEVISYQIPAYKSGKTFVIYFSGFTEHYSLAFPPPFTVFTAFAKELAPYKQSKSVVQLPKSSPLPLDLISRMVKFRLEEAQASQGAKPGRQAASKGKAAARPATKTAPKGKSQAKAAPAAKSTTKAVPEGKAQAKTAPATKAATKGKTPAK; encoded by the coding sequence ATGGCGAAAACTGATTTCAAATCCATCGACGAGTATATCTCCACATTTGACGCGGCAGCCCAGGCCGCGCTGGGAGAGATCCGGCAGGCGATCCGCAAGGCGGCTCCTGACGCGGAGGAAGTGATCAGCTACCAGATCCCGGCATATAAATCCGGAAAAACCTTTGTAATCTATTTTTCAGGATTCACGGAGCATTATTCCCTTGCTTTTCCGCCCCCGTTCACGGTTTTCACGGCTTTCGCGAAGGAGCTGGCGCCTTACAAGCAATCGAAGAGCGTGGTGCAGCTCCCCAAAAGTTCTCCTTTGCCCCTGGACCTCATCTCCCGGATGGTGAAATTCCGGCTGGAGGAGGCGCAGGCAAGTCAGGGCGCTAAGCCTGGGAGGCAAGCCGCTTCCAAGGGAAAAGCTGCCGCCAGGCCCGCAACCAAAACCGCGCCTAAGGGTAAGTCGCAGGCCAAGGCAGCGCCGGCTGCGAAATCCACCACTAAAGCCGTACCCGAAGGAAAAGCGCAGGCTAAAACCGCACCGGCTACGAAGGCTGCAACCAAAGGGAAGACCCCTGCTAAATAA
- a CDS encoding YqgE/AlgH family protein — protein sequence MEQLAPGILLIADPFLKDPNFARTVVLLCEHQEEGSFGFVVNRPFDHKLDELIPAVLTPNIPVFYGGPVQLDTIHFIHQIPDLIEGGFEVIPGLYWGGDFATVVELINRGELDLQKIKFFIGYSGWASGQLEGEFNEKSWILSGINPPLLFNGNEEEIWKQSLQKLGNNFAMMANFPIDPSLN from the coding sequence ATGGAACAACTTGCGCCTGGAATATTGCTGATTGCGGACCCTTTCCTGAAAGATCCGAATTTCGCCAGAACTGTGGTCTTGTTATGTGAACACCAGGAAGAAGGCAGCTTTGGCTTCGTGGTAAACCGCCCGTTCGACCATAAACTGGATGAACTCATCCCGGCCGTTCTCACCCCCAACATCCCCGTATTCTACGGCGGCCCCGTCCAGCTCGACACCATTCACTTCATTCACCAAATCCCCGACCTCATCGAAGGTGGATTCGAGGTTATCCCCGGGTTATATTGGGGCGGAGACTTCGCCACCGTCGTGGAGCTGATCAACCGCGGGGAACTGGACCTGCAGAAAATCAAATTCTTCATCGGCTACTCAGGATGGGCCAGCGGCCAGCTCGAAGGCGAATTCAACGAAAAAAGCTGGATCCTCTCCGGCATCAACCCACCACTCCTCTTCAACGGCAACGAAGAAGAAATCTGGAAGCAATCCCTGCAGAAACTGGGCAACAACTTCGCCATGATGGCCAACTTCCCTATCGACCCGTCCCTCAACTAA
- the atpC gene encoding ATP synthase F1 subunit epsilon → MLLEILTPERKLYTGEVYGIQLPGVDGSFEVLDRHAPLIAALGKGKMKVLKDKSHAEHYSIEGGFVEVLNNKATVLVEGATAQ, encoded by the coding sequence ATGTTATTGGAAATATTAACACCGGAAAGAAAGCTGTACACAGGAGAAGTATACGGCATCCAGCTGCCGGGTGTAGACGGGTCCTTCGAAGTGTTGGACCGCCACGCTCCGCTGATTGCCGCCCTGGGTAAAGGCAAAATGAAGGTGCTGAAAGATAAGAGCCATGCGGAGCATTACTCCATCGAAGGAGGCTTCGTAGAGGTGCTGAATAACAAGGCGACGGTGCTGGTAGAAGGCGCCACCGCCCAGTAA